In the Syntrophus gentianae genome, ATCGTGGGCATAGCGGTAATTTCGACCATACCCGAGATCCTTCATCAGACGCGTCGGGGCATTGCGGATGTGCAGGGGGACGGCAAGTGTTCCGGTGGAAGCGATGGTTTCCTTCACCCGGCCGTATCCGGTATAAAGGGCGTTGCTCTTCGGCGCCGTCGCCAGATAGACGGCCGCCTGTGCCAGGGCCAGTTCGCCCTCGGGCAGTCCGATGAAATGAAAGGCCTGCATGGCAGTCACGGCGATGTTCAACGCCATGGGATCGGCATTGCCCACATCTTCCGAGGCGAACCGGACCATCCGCCGAACGATATAGAGGGGGTCTTCTCCCGCGGAAAGCATCCGTCCCAGCCAATACAGAGCGGCATCGGGATCGCTGCCCCGGAGACTCTTGTGAAAGGCGGAGATGAGGTTGTAATGTTCCTCTCCGGCCTTGTCATACTGCAGGGCCTTTCTCTGCAGGGCTTCCTCCACCTGATGGCGGGAAATCCGCTTCGGCTCCCCTTCTCCGGAAGCCAGCAGAGAAGCGAAGGCCTCCAGGCTGTTCAGCGCGGTCCGGGCATCTCCATCGGCAATGTGGACGAGGTGCTCCAGGGCATCCGGATCAAGGGTCAGCCCGAGGGCTCCCAGCCCCCGTTCGCAATCACTCAAGGCGCGGTTCAGAATGCTGGCAAGGGCTTCGTCCGAAAAGGGCTTAAGGACCAGAACCCGGCAGCGGGACAGAAGCGGGGCAATGACTTCGAAGGAGGGGTTCTCCGTCGTCGCCCCGATAAGGGTGATCAGACCGCTCTCCACATGGGGGAGAAAGGCGTCCTGCTGGGCCTTGTTGAACCGGTGGATTTCGTCGACGAAGAGGATCGTTTTCTGCCGGGAATTCCGCCACAGGCTTTCCGCTTCCTCCACGACCTTCCGGAGTTCCTTGACCCCCGAAAGCACGGCGGAAAAGGAGGTGAACCAGGCCTTGGTCTCCTTGGCCACAATCCGGGCCAGGGTGGTCTTTCCGGAACCCGGCGGTCCCCAGAAGATGACGGAAAAGAGCCTGTCTTCCTCAATCGCCCGCCGCAGCAGACTTCCCTTCTTCAGAAGATGTTCCTGGCCGAAATACTCATCCAGAGTCTCCGGCCTCATTCGATCGGCAAGAGGCCGGCGGCCCTGCTCCGCCGTCCGTTCGTTTGAATTCAGGAGATCCATGGCAGATCTACATTTCCTCCCGGCTATTAAAAGCCGATATCGTTTGGACAAGACTGCCCGCTAGCGTTTTTCCTTCCCTCGTTTTTTGGCCGCCTCGATCAGTGCAATCAGGGAAGAAACCTTATCCTTGGATTCCTGCCGGCAGAACCGCTCCCAGGCTTCCGGGGACAAGGTTTTCCGCAGGATATCCTCTGCCGGGATACGGGATTGCCAGCACAGGAGGACCCGGAAACAGGGGAGCTCCCCGGCTTCCCTGCGGCAGTACGCAAAAGGGACTTCATGCCCCAGCCTGGGACATCGTATTTGCAGATCATCAAAAGATTCCATAAATATCAAGACTTTTTCGAAAAGGGTCCGTGAGGTCGTTTCAACAGGAGATCGGAAAGGAGATCAAGACGGTAAGGTGGAGGAGAACCTTATTCCTCCACCTTACCTGGGATTGTATCAAAAGAATCAGGGTTTTGGCATGTTTTCCACCGCTTTCAGGACACGCTGGATCTCTTCCTCCGGCAGTTCATAGGGGACCAGGTTGCCCGACAGATAGGCGTCATAAGAGGTGAGATCGATCAATCCATGGCCGCTCCAGTTGAAGAGGATGACCTTTTCCTTGCCTTCCTCTTTAGCCCGCCGCGCCTCGTCCACAACGGCGGCGATGACATGGCAGGTTTCCGGCGCGGGGACAAAGCCTTCCGAACGGGCCCATTTGACACCGGCGTCAAAGGTATCGAGCTGGTGGAAAGCACGGGCCCCGATCAGCCCCAGTCTGAGCAGTTGGCTGACAATGGGCGCAATGCCATGATAGCGGAGTCCGCCGGCATGAATCGGCGCCGGGACATAATCGTGACCGAGGGTATGCATCGGCAGCAGAGGGGTCATTTTGGCCAGATCGCCGAAATCATAGGCAAAGGGTCCCCGGGTCAGGGTCGGGCAGGAGGAAGGTTCCGCACCGATGATCTCCACCTGTTTCCCTGCGATCTTGTCCCTGACGAAGGGCAGGGATATGCCGCCGAAATTACTGCCGCCCCCGCAGCACCCCATGACCACATCGGGATAAACCCCGATTTTCTCCAGCTGCTTCTGAGCCTCCAGGCCAATGATGGTCTGATAGAGCAGGACGTGGTTCAACACGCTGCCCAGGGCATAGCGGGTGTTTTCCGAGGTTACGGCATCTTCGATGGCTTCGCTGATTGCAATCCCCAGGCTGCCCGGCGTGTCGGGATATTCGGCCCGGATCTGCCGCCCGATCTGGGTCATCTCACTGGGACTGGAAAGACATTCGGCCCCCCAGGTGTTCATGAGCATCCGCCGGTAAGGCTTCTGCTCGAAGCTGACCTTGACCATATATACCCGGCATTCGAGCCCGAACATCTGGGATGCCATACTCAGGGCGCTTCCCCATTGCCCAGCTCCTGTCTCCGTTGTCAATCGTTTGATCCCGAATTGCTTATTATAGTAAGCCATGGGAATGGCGGCATTCGGCTTGTGGGAACCAGCCGGGCTCACCCCTTCATTCTTGTAGTAGATCTTCACCGGGGCATCGAGGAGCTTTTCGAAATTCCTGGCCCGGTAGAGAGGCGAAGGTCTCCAGATCAGATATTTTTCCAGAACTTCCTCGGGAATATCGATCCAGCGCTGCGAACTGACTTCATGTTCGATGATATTCATGGGGAAAATCGGGGCCAGATCCTCTGGACCGACAGGCTGGTGGGTTGCCGGATGAAGCGGAGGGCTGAGGGGTTCGGGAAGGTCCGCCAGGATGTTATACCACTGCCTGGGGATCTCGTTGTCTTCCAATACGACCTTTAGTGGTTCCATACACTTTTCTCCTTTTTTTTCCGATTGATCGAATTTCGAAAGTTCCTTGCTGCAAAGGCAGAAATCATTAAAAAAGCCATGGGGGTTTCCCATGGCTTTCTGTTT is a window encoding:
- a CDS encoding replication-associated recombination protein A, translated to MDLLNSNERTAEQGRRPLADRMRPETLDEYFGQEHLLKKGSLLRRAIEEDRLFSVIFWGPPGSGKTTLARIVAKETKAWFTSFSAVLSGVKELRKVVEEAESLWRNSRQKTILFVDEIHRFNKAQQDAFLPHVESGLITLIGATTENPSFEVIAPLLSRCRVLVLKPFSDEALASILNRALSDCERGLGALGLTLDPDALEHLVHIADGDARTALNSLEAFASLLASGEGEPKRISRHQVEEALQRKALQYDKAGEEHYNLISAFHKSLRGSDPDAALYWLGRMLSAGEDPLYIVRRMVRFASEDVGNADPMALNIAVTAMQAFHFIGLPEGELALAQAAVYLATAPKSNALYTGYGRVKETIASTGTLAVPLHIRNAPTRLMKDLGYGRNYRYAHDYEDALVPQDYLPEALSGKTPPFYRPTDRGYERTIRDRLEKWRKYLEKTRQREPGISKK
- a CDS encoding TrpB-like pyridoxal phosphate-dependent enzyme, whose protein sequence is MEPLKVVLEDNEIPRQWYNILADLPEPLSPPLHPATHQPVGPEDLAPIFPMNIIEHEVSSQRWIDIPEEVLEKYLIWRPSPLYRARNFEKLLDAPVKIYYKNEGVSPAGSHKPNAAIPMAYYNKQFGIKRLTTETGAGQWGSALSMASQMFGLECRVYMVKVSFEQKPYRRMLMNTWGAECLSSPSEMTQIGRQIRAEYPDTPGSLGIAISEAIEDAVTSENTRYALGSVLNHVLLYQTIIGLEAQKQLEKIGVYPDVVMGCCGGGSNFGGISLPFVRDKIAGKQVEIIGAEPSSCPTLTRGPFAYDFGDLAKMTPLLPMHTLGHDYVPAPIHAGGLRYHGIAPIVSQLLRLGLIGARAFHQLDTFDAGVKWARSEGFVPAPETCHVIAAVVDEARRAKEEGKEKVILFNWSGHGLIDLTSYDAYLSGNLVPYELPEEEIQRVLKAVENMPKP